GTGAATTTAGGTTGCCTTTGTTTAGGTGAACTCTTATCACGTACGTAGTGTATGCAAACTCAATTCAATTCATGTATGTCCTATTGTAATCAAAGAAATAGAGtgcataatattatttttttgcataaaacttgtgaaaaatgttaaacacaaaacgggaaaaaagaaaattgctttgaattcaaaaaagaaagaactCGAAAAGACAAAGAAAGAGGAAAATAGGAAGTGTTAGCGCAACAATCGAGGGAGGGTAGAGCGAGGAGCATTCACTTTTGTGACACTTGTTCTTTTGAGCAACACACCTTTGTGGGAGACACACCACTTGTTCACCCAAAACCTTTAGGTGATAGGTGAGTGGGTTCTCCCACTTATAAATGCTCAAGTCACTACATTCATATCCAATGTGAGACTATTTCCACAAACTCACACTTGCTATATTCTCAAGAAGATTAATACAAATGAAGAGGAAAATATTAAGGAAGAAAGAGTAGATGAAtaagtagaaaaataaaaaaaataataatgttgaaatttttgaaaaggGGCTAAAGAAATTTTAGATATTTagttaaataaaaacaacttgttAATCatgattatattatatttataatgttATATACACTTTTATATACACAATGCCATCACCCTCAAAGATATAAAGATATGTCATCAAAAGAGATAAGCCCTTgaaattatggttttgtttAATGTGCATAAGtttgtttttcacaaaaacaacatttttgttTTACCAAATTTCATGGCAATGAACGAAAATTCCCAATgtgattaagaaattgaaaaacaGGCAAAAGACAAGCCCTGATTGTGTTCCcaccaacaattctccaccatgaGCCAGCTCTGCTCTTTACCCTTTCCCAGAAAGCTACAATGCAATTTTGGTTTCTCGTAGCCAACAATGCCGCGGATTGCAAATAAACCGAAGCAGCACGTTTAACCAACTCGTTCCGAATAGCGATGTTCGAGTCACAAACATTTCCCTCGTATAATGAACACCACCTTGTTGGTGTGTTACATATAATGTCCTTCAAACTTGTGTAATGTAAATCATCATTGCTATCTAAATCTCTTCTTTCTGTCGAAGAATTTCTTGGAATTCTTAATGAACGTAATGAAGGCGTACTAATTGCATCAAGGTCTTCTATCTCTATTTCCATGGTTTTTTTACATAAGCCATGTGacattaataatattaatgtaTTGAATTTATGACATGCATGATTTATTGTTGcaattttatgaaatttgttAGTTTGGCATGTTGTGAAGAATGGAAGAAGAAAAGGGGTGTGCATTTTTGAATTTGTTAGTTTGGCAtgtttttttattgttcaataGTTTTTGTGAGGCTTGGAAATGGATGGAGAGAAAGAGACAGAGAGAGTTTGTTGGATTAATTAGTGAGCATATTATGGGATTcgtttcatatatatatataggacccCCAAAATGGAGGGTTTATATATTGGATATGCTTATCGAACATTTTCATGTGAGTTTAAATTTTGAATCTCGTAGtcatgtgtataaaaatggaaATGGTTGCGTATAAAAATGTACTACTAAATAGTGTCAACCAACAACCTTTACTAAAGGAATTGATACTCCAAGATAGAAGATGAGACCAAAACTTTCTTTGGTACAAGTGGCTCGGTTTGACTGCATTTAAGATGAGACTAacatttcaaaaaattcaaaatagagGTAAACATTCCATTTTAAGTCCTAAAAATACGGTGATTAGTAAAAGATAATGACGCTTGTGCTACCGATCGTTAGTTGTTTCAGTGGTGATCGGCGTCAGATTTGATAGAAGGACCGCAGTTCGATCCCCTGCAACTTTGATCGGGAggaactgaaaccacttgatgccagaactaacTTCCGACCAAAATTAGACGGTACAGTGAGCCGGATacgaaaaccaaaacaaaaaaaatgaagctTGTTTTTGATACCCCTGTTGTCATGTTGCCTCCTCTGTTACCAGACCTATTCGCTTCATCCACGAGGTGTATATTTGttattattagtttaaaaaaCATCTCACTCAACGTGTGTATTAGGTTGTTTTTATTCCTTAATTTTTCAAGCTATTTTTGTGAATCATTTGAAATCAATATATATCGCTTTCAAAGTTTGAAAGGTAGCTCAATTACGCAGATATACTGCCAAAGATATGtactcattttaaaaaagctaGGGTGGCTAATTGGACTGTAGCACTTAAATTCAAAATCCAAAAATGCTTTTTGTGATAAATATTTTACACATATTGGACTTTTGTGATTTCATCTTTCTTTTCAAGTCGGCAGATTCTATTTTATCACTTTTTAGAATGTGCTAAAGGTGtatgcaaaaatacactttgcTTTAATAGCAAATATATTCCTTTGACgaatattaaaattatgtgcataataattttgtaaggataaaaaaaaatttgataattttatcgggacataaaatatatttaactttgatatttattaattacttaatagtcataaaaaatgtaaaatgattaagattctggtaaaaataattaatataattaaaaatttaaataaaatccAATAAAAAGAGACAACAAATAACTAACCACAATCCTATCAATAGAAATATTCCTAAGATTAGACTTATGTTAAGAGTCTCACCGAAAATATAACATGTGTTTTTAAGTGGGCTAAGTTGTTCTCACCTAATTTTGAAAAGAATCattgatatataatttttttttttaaaaaaagtcttaaatttaaaaataaaataaatctaagTTGGCATTATAATAaggatgataaaaaaaattgtgttaattTTCCGATTTTTAGAGAGGGAAGACTTTGGTATTCTGGAGTCAGGCCAAAggataagtaaaatttaatcatatatttcactcaaaaattaaacttaaattCTTTCgaactatatttatttttgaagtgAAATTCATCGATCATTTAAGTCTAATcacaatatgtttaaatattcATGTAAATTTATCAATCGTGTTGATGATTGATGCTGGATTTGGTAGGAAGAATCACAGTTGAATCCGTCGCAATTGCGATCAGGAGGGagctgaaactacttgatgacagaactgactcccgaaccaTATTAAACGGTCCAATGAGCCGGATACTAATGgtgaaaacaataaaataaaataaaatatattcatgTAAATTTTGGTCTAGTAGTAAGGAGTTTGGATAGTATGCTAGAGATCTTGGGTTCGATCCACGACtgcattgtaaataaaaaaaatcatgtcaaAAAGTGTCTTGAATATTTTAAACATTTAATCcatttttattagtattatcCATTTATCCATTAGAAAAGTGAGAAAGAATCTtgtacaccaaaaaaaaaagttagaaagaatctattaaaaaaaacctttttcCCTCTATATAATACATATTGAACTCAGCAAACTTTTCTATGCTTCAAATACAAGAATTTTTCTATCTCTCTGTCCTCTTACTTtctcaaatcaaacaagaacATGGAAGGAGGTGTAGTAGAAGCTGATGTATCTGCTTTTAGAGAATGTTTGTCCCTTTCATGGAAAAATCCTTATGTTCTTCGTCTTGCTTTCTCTGCTGGAATAGGTGGCTTTCTATTTGGATATGACACTGGTTAGTTACTTTTTTCTCTTCATATTACTctgttttgttctgttttttctctgttttcctctgtttttggtgttttattttcattttttcattaatGTAGGAGTGATATCTGGGGCACTATTATATATCAGAGATGATTTCAAAGACGTGGATAGAAAAACATGGCTTCAGGTATTCACTGTTTATCTCCATCATTATCATCTACATCTACACTACAAACAAAGTAATGTTCTCTTTGCCTAGTTGatatcatcatcttcatttttataTAAGGAAATATATGACTTTATACTATTATTTAAGGGAATAAAAGACTTTATACGTGAGAAAGATAGACACATAAAcattaatttaatatgttagttaatttaatatgttagtaaactactccctccgtcccaaattataagggaaaataaaaaaatcacacttattaagaaaaagtaaaacatgagaatttgaagtatgtttttgtgagttttccttggaataagttgcataggaagatgtaaaaacaatttttattggttgttgtttattgagaaaatgagatagagaagaaattaaatgcaatttgcattaaattttatgaaaataaggaaaaaacattcttgaaaatgattttttctcttataatttgggacaaaaaaaatgagcttttttcccttataatttgggacggagggagtactaaatTGGTTCTTGTCTTTGTAACTCACTTTCAAATATGTCTTTTGATTATCTTAGTCTTTACCTTTGCTAAATGTTTCTCAATTTGGTCACTCTGTTGACATTAAAACCATTAAATATGTTGATGTGGTGTGTTAAGTGTCACGTGAGCAATAATATCACATAATTTAAATGACATGCACTCAATAGTCAATTTAAAAcaactatttgataaaaaaattgatagcgTTAGGATTAATTTAACGGTAAGTTAAAAATATCAGAgactattttaataaaaattaaaaataaagactTATTTGATGGAAACAAATTGGGAAACGTTTGAAAAATACAGAAATTTATTGTAGGGTAATGCCCCTTACCATCATTAAGGTTCACAAATCACAGGCGATCAACCTTATCTGCACATTAAAAAATAGGGCcacatgaaaaaataatgaCATTCACATAATTGAAGTTTCatagttttttaataaatgtattttgtttttatgctAAGTCATCACATCTTGATGAGAACGATGTTTTTGGATATTATAAAcagaataaaattttctttacCTTGTTCAGTTCACACCCAATCACATCCAATTGATTACATTACATAAGGAAGATTTTCCTCATAAAATAAGCACCATTTTCCAAACCAAGCATATTTCCAAAAAAggctaatattttaaaatatgatattaagGAAAgactagtaaaaaaaaaataaaatcatatttatctgtttcattataatattttttatgtggTCAGCAAAATTATGATACACTTAGCTTAGTGTTGCATGTAAATCTTTTCATCTATATTTGTGTGATTTTTAAATAGAATATAAAAAAGATATAGAAGCATGAATGAAGTATTGTTGCTCAACCATTTGCAAATAAAAGTTATTGTTTCTAGTGGTGGGAACAATTATTGGTcagactttatttattttatggtcgaactctgaattattgGGACAACTTTTTCTGAGTACCAGAGGGTTAAACAACCAATTTTTGTGTGttgaatttcattttattttattttccttagagaaataaaaatatgtcaCTAATGTCATGAACATTAACAAACTAGTGTTACATAAAATGTGCAAAAATGACTCACTGGTACTAATTATTATGACCAATTACTGATTCATTTGTGTTAATTTTCAAACACATAACAACTATTGTGCCTAATTGAAATCATTGAGTGACACAGAAAattcaaaaacttcaaattttgttaaatgcaccacaaaaaatgtaaattaaatgCAGGAAGCAATAGTGAGTATGGCCCTTGCTGGAGCAATCATAGGTGCGGCCGTTGGTGGATGGATTAATGATCGATTTGGAAGAAAAAAGGCAATCTTAATTGCagacacactcttttttattggttctGCAATAATGGCTTCTGCAATGAATTCATCTATTCTCATTGTTGGTAGAGTTTTTGTTGGTCTTGGTGTTGGAATGGCTTCAATGGCATCACCATTATACATCTCAGAAGCTTCTCCAACTAGAGTTAGAGGTGCCTTAGTTAGTCTCAATGGATTTCTCATCACTGGTGGACAATTTCTCTCCTACCTCATCAACTTGGCATTCACAAAAGTGAGCAACTCTACTTCatcaattcaatatattttgATCATTTTCTTGAACTGTTTTTTGGTGATGTTGTGACTTGTGATGTGTTTAGTTTTTGTGAGTTTgagatttttactttttttttttttttttgtgtgtaaagTATTAACCCTATGGTTCCCAAGAGAAGAGATCATGGGCGGAGCCAAGGCCCGGCAAGCCTGGACAGTTGCCCGGGCTTTGGCAAaaatttttggtatttttagcGATTAGTTTAGGgtaaaactgagattttttgtTAGACTATTTATATATTGTCACATGTGAAATTTTGCTCAGGCTCTATTATTtttctggctccgccactggaAGGGGTTCTGGTAATTCAGGGTTCGACTGTGACTTGTGATGTGTTTAGTATGTTATCGTAATTGTTTGATGATAATTTATTCAGGTACCAGGAACATGGAGATGGATGTTAGGAGTAGCAGCAGTACCAGCTCTATTACAAATTGCACTGATGATTACGCTCCCTGAATCACCGCGTTGGTTGTATCGAAaaggaagagaagaagaagcTAAAGCGCTTTTAAGGAGGATTTATCCGCTCAATGAAGCTGAAGCTGAAATTAATACTTTGAAGGAGTCAGTTGAACTTGAAATCAAGGAAGGAGAATCTTCTGATAAACACAGCATAATCAAAATGCTGAAAACTAAAACAGTGAGAAGAGGTTTATATGCAGGAATGGGACTTCAAATTTTTCAACAGTTTGTAGGGATCAACACTGTCATGTACTATAGTCCAGCCATTATTCAATTAGCTGGTTTCGCATCGAATCAAACGGCACTTCTTCTGTCACTTGTCACATCTGGTTTGAATGcatttggatcaattttgaGCATATACTTTATAGACAAGACAGGAAGGAAAAAACTGCTGTTGTTTAGTTTGTCCGGTGTTGTTATGTCG
This portion of the Trifolium pratense cultivar HEN17-A07 linkage group LG3, ARS_RC_1.1, whole genome shotgun sequence genome encodes:
- the LOC123914330 gene encoding probable inositol transporter 2, whose amino-acid sequence is MEGGVVEADVSAFRECLSLSWKNPYVLRLAFSAGIGGFLFGYDTGVISGALLYIRDDFKDVDRKTWLQEAIVSMALAGAIIGAAVGGWINDRFGRKKAILIADTLFFIGSAIMASAMNSSILIVGRVFVGLGVGMASMASPLYISEASPTRVRGALVSLNGFLITGGQFLSYLINLAFTKVPGTWRWMLGVAAVPALLQIALMITLPESPRWLYRKGREEEAKALLRRIYPLNEAEAEINTLKESVELEIKEGESSDKHSIIKMLKTKTVRRGLYAGMGLQIFQQFVGINTVMYYSPAIIQLAGFASNQTALLLSLVTSGLNAFGSILSIYFIDKTGRKKLLLFSLSGVVMSLVVLTVVFHESSTHSPMISAVETSHFNNTCPDYSTVVNPAGWDCMKCLKASPDCGFCASGANKLLPGACLISNDITKDECHKEHRLWYTRGCPSKYGWLAIIGLALYIIFFSPGMGTVPWVVNSEIYPLRYRGICGGMASTSNWVSNLIVAQSFLSLTQAIGVSWTFMIFIFITVAAIIFVIIFVPETKGLPMEEVENMLERRSLNFRFWQRSSDSGEVLAQKT